A single genomic interval of Bradyrhizobium japonicum USDA 6 harbors:
- a CDS encoding AEC family transporter: MAVVIAALLPVFILIVLGVVLRRTLMQLDTQWHGLERLTYFVLFPMLLIQTLVKADLSRVPVAGVGGALLLSVLAMSLLCLALRPALVRFDIDGPAFTSIFQGATRWQTYVALSVSANMFGDVGLALASVAMVAIIPLVNVFSVAVLAHYASPEKQSARAIVMTVVRNPLIWACVIGLFINVIHLPLPKIWHEVADALGRSSLAIGLLVTGAGLQLNGLLRPSMSATIGVAFKLALMPVLALALAAWFGLSGDSLAIVAICAAVPTSPSAYVLARQMGGDAPLLAQIITLQTILAAVTMPIAIALVA, from the coding sequence ATGGCGGTCGTGATCGCGGCGCTGCTGCCGGTCTTCATCCTCATCGTGCTCGGCGTGGTTCTCAGGCGCACCCTGATGCAGCTCGACACGCAATGGCACGGGCTGGAGCGGCTGACCTATTTCGTGCTGTTCCCGATGCTGCTGATCCAGACGCTGGTGAAGGCCGATCTCTCAAGGGTGCCGGTCGCCGGCGTCGGCGGCGCGCTGCTGCTGTCGGTGCTCGCGATGTCGCTGCTCTGCCTCGCGCTCCGCCCGGCGCTCGTACGGTTCGACATCGACGGTCCCGCCTTCACCTCGATCTTCCAGGGCGCAACGCGCTGGCAGACCTATGTCGCGCTCTCGGTGTCCGCCAACATGTTCGGCGATGTCGGACTGGCGCTGGCCTCGGTGGCGATGGTCGCGATCATTCCGCTGGTCAACGTGTTCAGCGTCGCCGTGCTCGCGCACTATGCATCGCCCGAGAAGCAGTCCGCACGCGCCATCGTCATGACGGTGGTCCGCAATCCCCTGATCTGGGCCTGCGTGATCGGCCTCTTCATCAACGTCATCCATCTGCCGCTGCCAAAAATCTGGCACGAGGTTGCGGACGCGCTCGGCCGGTCCTCGCTCGCCATCGGCCTGCTCGTCACCGGCGCCGGCCTGCAGCTCAACGGCCTGCTTCGCCCAAGCATGAGCGCGACCATCGGCGTGGCGTTCAAGCTGGCGCTGATGCCCGTGCTCGCGCTGGCGCTCGCCGCCTGGTTCGGTCTCTCGGGCGACAGCCTGGCGATCGTCGCAATCTGCGCGGCGGTGCCGACCTCGCCCAGCGCCTATGTGCTGGCCCGCCAGATGGGCGGCGATGCGCCGCTGCTGGCGCAGATCATCACGCTGCAGACGATCCTGGCGGCGGTCACGATGCCGATCGCGATCGCGCTGGTGGCGTGA
- the ruvX gene encoding Holliday junction resolvase RuvX, whose protein sequence is MPALILPLIDAATHWPERGGLVGLDLGTKTIGVAVSNPDRRLATGVETIQRKAFKQDAARLLAIAAERKAVGFVLGLPINMDGSEGPRAQSTRAFARNLAGLTALPIGLWDERLSTAAVERELIGMDVSRAKRAEVIDEHAAIFILQGALDRLANLRQG, encoded by the coding sequence ATGCCGGCTCTTATCCTGCCCCTGATCGATGCTGCAACCCACTGGCCCGAACGCGGCGGGTTGGTCGGCCTTGACCTCGGCACCAAGACCATTGGTGTCGCCGTGTCCAATCCGGACCGGCGCCTCGCGACGGGCGTCGAGACCATCCAGCGCAAGGCGTTCAAGCAGGATGCCGCCCGGCTGCTCGCGATCGCGGCCGAGCGCAAGGCGGTCGGCTTCGTGCTCGGCCTGCCCATCAACATGGACGGCAGCGAGGGCCCGCGGGCGCAATCGACCCGCGCCTTCGCCCGCAACCTTGCCGGGCTGACCGCACTCCCGATCGGCCTATGGGACGAGCGTCTGTCGACCGCCGCGGTCGAGCGCGAGCTGATCGGCATGGACGTCAGCCGCGCCAAGCGCGCCGAAGTGATCGACGAGCACGCCGCGATCTTCATCCTGCAGGGCGCGCTCGACCGCCTCGCCAATCTGCGGCAAGGCTGA